One genomic segment of Mycoplasmopsis agalactiae PG2 includes these proteins:
- a CDS encoding phosphate acyltransferase: protein MHSTSKFSGYINSLLREKSQKQILSVLFIDGDDKRAREAALYFKNNNLAKPIMLLENESQVVDDGLENIILSKESESITAYAQELVKLRAGKEDYETCFKNMQTRPYYGAMMIKLKAVDSAVGGLIYSTADILRAAFKCIGAKPGIKTISSVIVMHKDDEQLIFTDPSTVQKPNAEQLVDIAANAINFANMMNMNSLGAFLTYSTNNSGKGENPDLVREAVKIATSKSLNVINGEMQFDSAYDLNVRKSKFPSAPQKEAGVFIFPNLESCNIGCKIAQRMGNYGAVGAILQGINGAINDFSRGATVADVIDVTSITILNGYTFK from the coding sequence ATGCACAGTACTTCAAAATTTAGTGGCTATATTAACTCTTTATTAAGAGAAAAGAGCCAAAAGCAAATACTGTCAGTTTTGTTCATTGATGGTGATGATAAAAGGGCTAGAGAAGCTGCATTGTATTTCAAAAATAACAACTTAGCTAAACCAATTATGCTGCTAGAAAATGAAAGCCAAGTTGTTGATGATGGACTAGAAAACATAATCTTAAGTAAGGAAAGTGAATCAATTACGGCATATGCGCAAGAGTTAGTTAAACTTCGTGCTGGCAAAGAAGATTATGAAACTTGTTTTAAAAATATGCAAACTAGACCATATTATGGTGCAATGATGATAAAGCTTAAAGCTGTTGACAGTGCTGTTGGGGGCTTAATTTACTCAACTGCTGACATTTTGCGTGCTGCTTTTAAATGCATTGGGGCAAAGCCAGGAATTAAAACTATTTCTAGTGTTATAGTTATGCATAAAGATGATGAGCAACTTATTTTTACTGACCCATCAACAGTGCAAAAACCAAATGCTGAGCAATTAGTTGATATAGCTGCTAATGCTATTAATTTTGCTAATATGATGAATATGAATAGTCTAGGAGCATTTTTAACTTATTCAACTAATAACTCTGGCAAGGGTGAAAATCCTGACTTAGTTAGAGAAGCAGTAAAAATAGCTACTTCAAAGAGCCTAAATGTAATTAATGGTGAGATGCAATTTGATTCAGCTTATGATCTAAATGTCAGAAAATCTAAGTTTCCTAGTGCACCACAAAAAGAAGCAGGAGTATTTATTTTTCCTAATTTAGAAAGCTGTAATATTGGTTGCAAAATAGCACAAAGAATGGGTAATTATGGCGCTGTTGGAGCAATTTTGCAAGGAATAAATGGGGCAATTAATGACTTTAGCCGCGGGGCAACTGTAGCTGATGTTATTGATGTTACTTCTATTACTATTTTGAACGGATATACCTTTAAATAA
- a CDS encoding acetate/propionate family kinase produces MKEKIKKILVINAGSSSLKWALYADKDLELLGTGICERIALDGNLILKDKNNKYEHKEDLPTHLVAIEKLLKYWKEHNFISELDEIEAIGFRIPYAGFKFLSPVFYSPEVRDSIVTYAEKFIPLHTPPFLAALDGFIEYLPNIPKIVTPDTAFHTDIPKLNKQFSISKDWATKYNIEKFGYHGLSHDYITSRMKQILGKEKINIVVAHLGSGSSLCAIKEGKSFDISVGFSSTDGLMMGTRSGAIDPGIVDYLIRIEHKDPQEVFDMLVKNSGLLGVSGISSDIRDLHKLSSENEDAKFAIELYAQRVVDYMAMYLNKVHYPDAIVFTAGMGENDSVLRKMIIDKVKSYKLCLDEKSNLANYDDYMLISSKESEIPIYKMRTNEEIVIAKYVKELVNSHN; encoded by the coding sequence ATGAAAGAGAAAATTAAGAAAATATTAGTTATCAATGCTGGCAGTAGTTCATTAAAATGAGCTTTATATGCTGATAAAGATTTAGAACTATTAGGCACAGGCATATGCGAAAGAATTGCATTAGATGGCAATTTGATTTTAAAAGATAAAAATAATAAATATGAGCATAAAGAAGACTTGCCAACACACTTAGTTGCTATTGAAAAATTGCTTAAGTATTGAAAAGAGCACAATTTCATTAGCGAATTAGATGAAATTGAAGCAATCGGTTTTAGAATTCCTTATGCAGGCTTTAAATTTTTATCTCCAGTTTTCTACTCGCCTGAAGTTAGAGATAGTATAGTAACTTATGCGGAAAAATTTATCCCATTGCACACTCCACCATTTTTAGCTGCACTAGATGGTTTTATTGAATACTTACCAAATATACCAAAAATTGTAACTCCTGATACAGCATTTCACACTGATATTCCTAAGCTAAATAAACAATTTTCAATTAGCAAGGACTGAGCTACTAAATATAACATTGAAAAATTTGGCTACCATGGTTTAAGTCATGACTATATAACAAGTAGAATGAAACAAATTTTAGGTAAGGAAAAAATTAACATTGTTGTTGCACACCTTGGTTCAGGTAGCTCATTATGTGCTATTAAAGAAGGCAAATCATTTGATATTTCAGTAGGATTTAGTTCAACTGATGGACTTATGATGGGCACAAGATCTGGTGCAATCGATCCTGGAATTGTAGATTATTTAATTAGAATAGAACATAAAGATCCACAAGAAGTTTTTGATATGCTAGTTAAAAATTCAGGCTTATTAGGAGTTTCGGGAATTTCTAGTGATATTAGAGATTTACACAAACTTTCTAGTGAGAATGAAGATGCTAAATTTGCAATTGAATTATATGCTCAAAGAGTAGTTGATTATATGGCAATGTACTTAAATAAAGTACACTACCCTGATGCAATAGTCTTTACTGCTGGTATGGGCGAAAATGATTCAGTTTTAAGAAAAATGATTATTGACAAAGTCAAGTCATATAAATTATGCTTAGATGAAAAGAGTAATTTAGCAAATTATGATGACTATATGCTTATTTCTTCAAAAGAATCAGAGATTCCAATTTATAAAATGCGAACTAATGAGGAAATAGTGATTGCTAAATATGTTAAGGAACTAGTTAATTCACATAACTAA
- a CDS encoding MAG4940 family membrane protein — MTNLPGSALRRYWNPTAFAFEFITVLFLVFFVFTWMFLSFLSKKNKNKVFLSVGYTIATALAFFLPWAFASIGSKLPVYPMLNPLVVIFQSFLRGFGKTGQVVGNSGLIGAPLWQGLPYIFAAQIIGGFAGFALFIGLFYSFKLMFKNNNEYEWLKSFGLAGLFVKDHQMTLGKYSIKEAIFITMLIAILPFSAMIDTTNYQLNHFQIKLIEILIVGIIIFISSYFDFFAFHLIFPLIELVIKTALLVKSNSENKKENTKAYLQSLYKFLIVLALTIIIPIIIAFIAIAIKSKTGVIISVS, encoded by the coding sequence ATGACAAATTTACCAGGATCGGCTTTACGAAGGTACTGGAATCCAACTGCTTTTGCATTTGAATTTATTACAGTACTTTTTCTTGTATTTTTTGTTTTTACATGAATGTTTTTGTCTTTTTTATCTAAAAAGAACAAAAATAAAGTATTTTTATCAGTTGGTTACACAATAGCAACTGCTTTAGCTTTCTTCTTGCCTTGAGCTTTTGCTAGTATAGGTTCAAAATTACCTGTTTATCCAATGCTTAATCCTCTTGTTGTAATTTTCCAAAGCTTTCTACGCGGTTTTGGTAAAACAGGACAAGTGGTTGGTAATAGTGGTCTTATTGGAGCTCCTTTATGACAAGGATTGCCATATATTTTTGCTGCTCAAATCATAGGTGGTTTTGCCGGATTTGCCTTATTTATAGGCTTATTTTACTCATTTAAATTAATGTTTAAAAATAATAATGAATATGAGTGGCTAAAATCATTTGGATTAGCAGGCTTATTTGTTAAAGACCATCAAATGACTTTAGGCAAATATAGCATCAAAGAAGCAATATTTATTACAATGCTTATTGCTATTTTACCTTTTAGTGCAATGATAGATACTACTAACTATCAACTTAATCATTTCCAAATTAAGTTGATTGAGATATTAATTGTGGGTATTATTATTTTTATAAGCTCATATTTTGACTTTTTTGCATTCCATTTAATTTTCCCATTAATTGAATTAGTTATTAAAACAGCCTTATTGGTAAAAAGCAATAGTGAAAATAAAAAAGAAAATACTAAAGCATACCTACAATCTTTATATAAGTTTTTAATTGTCTTAGCTTTAACAATTATTATTCCTATAATAATTGCGTTTATTGCAATTGCAATAAAGAGCAAGACTGGTGTGATTATTTCAGTGTCATAA
- a CDS encoding hexose phosphate transporter → MNQKIHEWSQKHKVAYGFIIWGFISFAYLLFIANWGFTVGLGGKGVVDGTKHAGFLGYFNIVADNSFQFKNTAANWAITFGRGLGSVAVAFLLARLFHKWSTFIAIAMCLVGIPAQFMPGSGGGYVGFVVLRTIMAIGGTMLIILTQPVVANFFGPKQKALISQFGIWFYPLGTIISIIPFVILGSNVESLQKNWQLVFTLLGALSLIPLVVIGVFGTKFDVPAKIEGQNAPKVAKRSGFAILGDYLKKKSTYAWILLYGGWLAIAVFPTALTHVIWPNMAGITDAAVLPQFQKIAKIWQVIFLAAVFVGPISIGLWSRFNLKRRWFVGAIITLAVIFFILSTVVFVYGVAGGNGENAAIAALSDGKASAGSKYYVSLVFLYIFGFLTGLCTWGIQGVMLNLPHEYADRDPKTIGWMFSLIWGFGYIFYTIVFIIISVVPLSGTLSKQTVGLIQTIIIVVTTLIALGGVALLKEPRDDAKTFPWQKSPSMMEQKMEQK, encoded by the coding sequence ATGAATCAAAAAATTCATGAATGATCTCAAAAGCATAAAGTAGCATATGGCTTTATCATTTGAGGTTTTATTTCATTTGCATACTTGCTATTTATAGCCAACTGAGGATTCACAGTTGGTTTAGGTGGTAAGGGTGTTGTGGACGGCACCAAACATGCTGGATTCCTTGGCTACTTCAATATTGTTGCTGATAATAGTTTCCAGTTTAAAAATACAGCTGCAAACTGAGCTATTACCTTCGGCCGTGGTTTAGGTTCAGTTGCAGTTGCATTCCTACTAGCTAGATTATTCCACAAATGATCTACATTCATTGCTATAGCAATGTGTTTAGTAGGCATTCCTGCTCAATTTATGCCTGGAAGTGGCGGTGGATATGTTGGTTTTGTTGTTTTAAGAACCATAATGGCAATCGGTGGTACAATGTTAATTATTTTAACTCAACCAGTAGTTGCTAACTTCTTTGGTCCAAAACAAAAAGCACTAATTTCACAATTTGGAATTTGATTCTACCCACTTGGTACAATTATTTCAATTATTCCATTTGTTATTCTTGGAAGCAACGTTGAATCATTACAAAAGAACTGACAACTTGTGTTCACACTTTTAGGTGCATTATCACTTATTCCATTAGTTGTTATTGGAGTATTTGGTACTAAATTTGACGTTCCTGCTAAGATAGAAGGTCAAAACGCTCCTAAAGTAGCTAAAAGAAGTGGTTTTGCAATTCTTGGTGACTACTTAAAGAAAAAATCAACTTATGCATGAATTCTATTATATGGTGGTTGATTAGCAATTGCTGTGTTCCCTACAGCATTAACACATGTTATCTGACCAAATATGGCTGGTATTACAGATGCTGCAGTGTTGCCACAATTCCAAAAGATTGCTAAGATTTGACAAGTTATTTTCTTAGCTGCGGTATTTGTTGGACCTATCTCAATTGGTCTATGATCAAGATTTAACTTAAAGAGAAGATGATTTGTTGGTGCAATTATTACTCTTGCAGTTATCTTCTTTATCTTATCTACAGTTGTCTTTGTATATGGTGTTGCTGGTGGCAATGGCGAAAATGCAGCAATTGCAGCATTATCAGATGGTAAAGCATCAGCTGGCAGCAAGTACTATGTTTCATTAGTATTTCTATACATTTTTGGTTTCTTAACAGGTTTATGTACTTGAGGTATTCAAGGTGTTATGCTTAACTTGCCACATGAATACGCAGACAGAGACCCTAAGACAATTGGCTGAATGTTCAGCTTAATTTGAGGATTCGGTTACATTTTCTACACAATAGTATTCATTATTATTTCTGTAGTTCCATTGAGTGGCACATTATCAAAACAAACAGTTGGATTAATTCAAACAATAATTATTGTTGTGACAACATTAATTGCCCTTGGTGGTGTTGCATTGCTTAAAGAACCTCGTGATGATGCTAAAACATTCCCATGACAAAAATCACCATCAATGATGGAACAAAAAATGGAACAAAAATAA
- a CDS encoding HAD-IIB family hydrolase: MDIENNKTYFIDLDGTLFDKKVGDRISHRNLTAMLLVKNFANIVINTGRSYNDKHVMHTMHRLGISDAICSSGAEIYISNVRKYAFFIDTNVLPGIIEFARNNKLMLVIFDQNGESIYTQHAIEKFFIKFFASSKFHIISTFKKLDIMDHINITKIALVVKNKFKAHKILAKFNSLFDQYCNSHLASANYVIEVTSAKTNKGLAVSLYMQEKQINPKDAVHIGDSDSDLTTRAFVGHLVAMKNGTSKLKSAADEIAPKSKNGGIYKYFIERGKKIKGA, from the coding sequence ATGGATATTGAAAACAATAAAACATATTTTATTGATCTTGACGGCACATTATTTGATAAAAAAGTTGGTGATAGAATTAGCCACAGAAATCTTACAGCCATGCTGTTAGTCAAAAACTTTGCTAACATAGTAATAAACACTGGGCGAAGTTATAATGATAAACATGTAATGCACACAATGCATAGACTAGGAATTAGTGATGCCATCTGCTCTTCGGGAGCTGAAATTTACATTAGTAATGTGCGCAAATATGCCTTTTTTATAGATACTAATGTCTTACCAGGAATTATAGAATTTGCAAGAAACAACAAATTAATGCTAGTAATTTTTGACCAAAATGGTGAATCAATTTACACACAACATGCAATAGAAAAATTTTTTATTAAATTTTTTGCTTCATCTAAGTTTCATATTATTAGCACATTTAAAAAGCTTGATATCATGGATCATATTAATATCACTAAAATAGCCCTAGTTGTTAAAAACAAGTTTAAAGCACACAAAATTTTAGCTAAGTTCAATTCACTATTTGATCAATACTGCAACTCGCATTTAGCTAGCGCAAACTATGTTATAGAAGTAACTTCAGCTAAAACTAATAAAGGCTTAGCTGTTTCATTATATATGCAAGAAAAACAAATAAATCCTAAAGATGCAGTTCATATTGGAGATTCAGATTCAGACCTTACCACTAGAGCTTTTGTTGGCCATTTAGTTGCCATGAAAAACGGCACTAGCAAATTAAAAAGTGCAGCTGATGAAATAGCGCCAAAAAGCAAAAATGGTGGAATTTACAAATACTTTATTGAAAGAGGCAAGAAAATAAAAGGAGCATAA
- a CDS encoding deoxyribonuclease IV encodes MIKLGSHISFKSPNYLLGAAAESVNNKANCMMIYLGAPQTTKRVSVEKYKYNEYLEKYSKLITPDDIIVHAPYIVNPSSVSKNKFAIDFLVQEIEKMNYIGAKYLVLHPGSYTTFSVQESLDTFIASVKQILSRTKDVVICVETMAGKGAEVGINFDQINYFIHKIRNDRFAVCLDTCHIFDAGYDIRKYEEFKAEINKYNLLPHIKVIHLNDSKNSLGSHKDRHANIDKGFIGLETLAKFVHDPDFDNIPIILETPWVDNKPIYDQEIKMLLEHKAK; translated from the coding sequence ATGATTAAATTAGGTAGTCACATTTCTTTTAAATCTCCTAATTACTTGTTAGGAGCAGCAGCTGAATCAGTAAATAACAAGGCTAATTGCATGATGATATATTTAGGTGCTCCACAAACAACTAAAAGAGTATCAGTTGAAAAATATAAATATAATGAATACTTAGAAAAGTATTCAAAATTAATTACTCCAGACGACATAATTGTGCATGCGCCATATATTGTAAATCCATCTAGCGTAAGCAAAAACAAGTTTGCAATTGACTTTTTAGTTCAAGAAATTGAAAAAATGAACTATATTGGTGCTAAGTATTTAGTCTTGCACCCTGGCTCATATACAACATTTTCCGTGCAAGAGTCCTTAGATACTTTTATTGCTTCAGTAAAACAAATACTAAGCAGGACAAAAGATGTAGTCATCTGTGTCGAAACTATGGCTGGTAAGGGTGCTGAAGTAGGCATTAATTTTGACCAAATCAACTATTTTATACACAAAATAAGAAACGACAGATTTGCAGTTTGCTTAGACACCTGTCATATTTTTGATGCTGGTTATGACATACGCAAATATGAAGAATTTAAGGCAGAAATTAATAAATACAACTTGCTTCCACACATTAAAGTTATTCATTTAAATGATTCAAAAAACTCACTTGGCAGCCATAAAGACAGGCATGCTAATATAGATAAAGGATTTATTGGGCTTGAAACATTAGCTAAATTTGTTCATGATCCAGATTTTGACAACATTCCTATTATTTTAGAAACACCTTGAGTTGACAATAAACCTATTTATGATCAGGAAATAAAAATGCTTCTTGAACATAAAGCAAAATAA
- a CDS encoding GIY-YIG nuclease family protein codes for MDKNEIILKLKNTSTSPGVYLWKDAKQNVLYVGKAKNLRKRLLQYFDGAINSYKTSKLMSLVADFEVYICKTNKEALLLEKAMVDRFNPEFNILLLDDRKYPYLKVQLLKDSLLITLSRKVNTKYTKNTLYYGPFPSGYGAKPILKLLQHEALYESGLLIKNNDSSFWVNQFAKIKEILSFKNNNYLNELTNKMHTAANNMQFELALFLRDGLTYLKKLKESQIIELSQYKNIDVFAYKTDEKLIYATVLFYRYGVLINKVNLTIPLGISIDESIRVFFEQFYADKILPDNFIVQEEILKYDLNLSSDYKFISPKIGTNKKVLDLALLNLNDYYEKEHLIMQNQLEKADSMLSSLNKYLNLPKLKNIVIFDNSNINNINPVGVAIVYTNGIKNKSLYRKFNLEALSYRSADVDYIRQSITKFFSSDKNTKDFDLIITDGGLQQVNEAKKTLKVLGINIPVIGLVKNEYHKTRALIDLNLNEIYVNDLELHNYLAQIQIEVDRFAKSHFRNRQKISSLEGKLRNIKGLGHNMEQKLLNHFKSYAKIYDASVEELAKIVPFNVAKSIKNKDYE; via the coding sequence ATGGACAAAAATGAAATTATTTTAAAACTCAAAAATACATCAACAAGCCCCGGTGTTTATTTATGAAAAGATGCTAAGCAAAATGTTTTGTATGTTGGCAAAGCCAAAAATTTGCGTAAGAGATTGCTGCAATATTTTGATGGCGCAATTAATTCATATAAAACAAGTAAACTAATGTCTTTAGTCGCTGATTTTGAGGTTTATATTTGCAAAACAAATAAGGAAGCTTTACTACTAGAAAAAGCTATGGTTGATAGATTCAACCCTGAATTTAATATCTTGCTTTTAGATGACAGAAAATATCCTTATTTAAAAGTCCAACTTTTAAAAGATTCGCTGCTTATAACTTTGTCTAGAAAAGTTAATACAAAATATACCAAAAACACATTATACTATGGTCCATTTCCTTCTGGTTATGGAGCTAAACCTATTTTAAAACTTTTACAGCATGAAGCTTTATATGAAAGTGGATTATTAATAAAAAATAATGATAGTAGCTTTTGAGTAAATCAGTTTGCAAAAATTAAGGAAATACTAAGTTTTAAAAACAATAATTATTTAAATGAATTAACTAATAAAATGCATACTGCTGCTAATAATATGCAATTTGAACTAGCCCTGTTTTTACGTGATGGTTTAACATACTTAAAAAAGCTTAAAGAGAGCCAAATTATTGAGCTTAGTCAATATAAAAATATTGACGTATTCGCCTATAAAACAGATGAAAAATTAATTTATGCTACTGTACTTTTTTACCGTTATGGCGTTTTAATAAACAAAGTAAATTTAACAATACCATTAGGAATAAGTATTGATGAATCAATTAGAGTATTTTTTGAACAATTTTATGCAGATAAAATATTGCCTGATAATTTTATTGTGCAAGAAGAAATCTTAAAATATGATCTTAACTTATCTAGTGACTATAAATTTATTAGCCCAAAAATAGGTACAAACAAAAAGGTTTTAGATCTTGCTTTGCTTAATTTAAATGATTATTATGAAAAAGAACATCTTATTATGCAAAATCAGCTTGAAAAAGCTGATAGTATGCTTAGTTCACTAAATAAATATTTAAACTTGCCTAAATTAAAAAACATTGTGATTTTTGATAACTCTAATATTAATAACATAAATCCAGTAGGCGTAGCAATTGTTTATACTAATGGCATTAAAAACAAAAGTTTATATCGAAAATTCAATCTTGAAGCACTAAGCTATCGTAGTGCTGATGTTGATTATATTAGACAATCAATTACAAAGTTTTTTAGCAGTGATAAAAACACAAAAGACTTTGACTTAATTATCACCGATGGCGGCTTACAACAAGTTAATGAAGCTAAAAAAACACTTAAAGTCTTAGGCATCAATATACCTGTAATTGGACTAGTAAAAAATGAATATCATAAAACAAGAGCATTAATTGATTTGAACTTAAATGAAATTTATGTTAATGACTTAGAACTGCATAATTATTTAGCACAAATTCAAATTGAGGTAGATAGATTTGCTAAGTCGCACTTTAGAAATAGACAAAAAATTAGCTCACTTGAAGGTAAACTAAGAAACATTAAAGGCCTAGGACACAATATGGAGCAAAAGCTTTTAAATCATTTTAAAAGCTATGCCAAGATTTATGATGCATCAGTTGAAGAATTAGCAAAAATTGTGCCATTTAATGTTGCTAAAAGCATTAAAAACAAGGACTATGAGTAA
- a CDS encoding MAGa5490 family lipoprotein: MNKIKISLLIAISQAPLIVSSTGCFVSDKEYKTYLKNVKIIDDFELTRPVVNEQKWDEYNRSYKAFKKWIKKRVQKVPQNPYATQAFATMNVILTNANKTYSIWYNAVLNNKNISDDEKIKPEFWEIDLSKRTIG; encoded by the coding sequence ATGAATAAAATAAAAATTTCGCTTTTAATTGCCATTTCTCAAGCACCTTTGATAGTTTCTTCAACTGGATGTTTTGTTTCTGATAAAGAATACAAAACATACTTAAAAAATGTCAAAATAATTGATGATTTTGAGCTAACTAGACCAGTTGTTAATGAGCAAAAGTGAGATGAATATAACCGCAGTTATAAAGCTTTTAAAAAATGGATTAAAAAAAGAGTACAAAAAGTACCACAAAATCCTTATGCTACTCAGGCCTTTGCTACAATGAATGTTATTTTAACTAATGCTAATAAAACATATAGTATCTGATATAATGCAGTTTTAAATAATAAAAACATAAGTGATGATGAGAAAATCAAACCTGAATTTTGAGAAATTGATTTAAGTAAAAGAACAATAGGATAA
- a CDS encoding P68 family surface lipoprotein: protein MNKKNKLMIGLSSATIPIFAAVSAKCVDKDYEELGKDTKKIWVGVTFSSGQPQWNAITSLINYYNEAHKNDKHFLPVDIKHLGSEYAEGENSIIKDLEADKKEIVNLTFNYNSLAAKLASKKITDKYKREKLLNFEDNDKDINVNLDNTSEQFTTANKTTENLPKNGSFIIPIFKSITVMSANAPVLQYIFKTFEEKGAKFDESFKNSDRYKQIMENGKGDESEVKKLWGDFVEDQATTVKGLTIKQSTFENFRELLTFADIAQKSFKNSAAQNSRLHILGVDDVSSVVQTLPYSLINKTSDFFIKTGSKNRKTTVSYASFKNSNNPGVQNLSKVYDKFKSSLQTKSLTLLAGGEYTSAYQTKHEYAFGIGSTAGYRHNFLSDDSKKTIFTVKDTGFKGEKDLEFKNTAKSKDGVDLLVLSGEHTNYIFKSGTDKNKLTGEKQKALKHSYKSVDASTDAKIDVVLKDITSNDSNNAKNQWLLFIKKDNKQDIESVKNKGTEIGTVIETKSKDPAKYKVFFFKDESQLEKKELSSTGTLQENELIAFPVPGKWDETSKRKVVYAQGPSLIGVSWGAKPDRAAKNFVKFLTSLDKIDITFGNYNKDRQLTKEIKKYTGVTPAFFISDAASYVFPVKGFENTDTSKYANKYIVHTYNELKETVKNKDVVIYEEPAGFYSSSFRENLGSAFRSAYQKAKNNEALKDFDTEIKGQVTTLSNSFINN from the coding sequence ATGAATAAGAAAAATAAATTAATGATTGGACTTTCTTCTGCAACTATCCCTATTTTTGCTGCAGTTTCAGCAAAGTGTGTGGATAAAGATTATGAAGAATTAGGAAAAGATACTAAAAAAATATGAGTTGGTGTTACTTTTTCTTCTGGTCAACCACAATGAAATGCAATAACTTCATTAATTAATTACTATAATGAAGCTCACAAAAATGACAAACACTTTTTGCCAGTTGACATAAAACACTTAGGTTCAGAGTATGCTGAAGGTGAAAACTCAATTATAAAAGACTTGGAAGCTGATAAAAAAGAAATTGTTAATTTAACATTTAACTACAATTCTTTAGCTGCTAAATTAGCTTCAAAGAAAATAACTGATAAATATAAGAGAGAAAAATTATTAAACTTTGAAGATAATGACAAAGATATAAATGTTAATCTTGATAATACAAGTGAACAGTTTACTACTGCTAACAAAACAACAGAAAACTTACCTAAAAATGGTTCATTCATAATTCCAATATTTAAGTCAATTACTGTTATGTCTGCTAATGCCCCAGTATTGCAATATATTTTCAAAACCTTTGAGGAAAAAGGCGCTAAGTTTGATGAGTCATTTAAAAACTCTGACAGATACAAACAAATTATGGAAAATGGTAAGGGCGATGAAAGTGAAGTTAAAAAGTTATGGGGTGACTTTGTAGAAGATCAAGCTACTACTGTTAAGGGTCTAACTATAAAACAAAGCACTTTCGAAAACTTTAGAGAGTTGCTTACTTTTGCTGATATTGCACAAAAGAGCTTCAAAAACTCAGCAGCACAAAACTCGAGACTCCACATTCTTGGTGTTGATGACGTTTCATCTGTAGTTCAAACATTACCGTATTCTTTAATTAATAAAACTAGTGACTTTTTCATTAAAACCGGTAGCAAAAATAGAAAGACAACAGTAAGCTATGCTTCATTTAAGAACTCAAACAATCCAGGTGTTCAAAACCTTTCAAAAGTTTATGATAAATTTAAATCATCGCTACAAACTAAGTCATTAACATTATTAGCTGGAGGTGAATATACTTCTGCATACCAAACAAAACATGAATATGCTTTTGGTATAGGTTCAACAGCGGGTTATAGACATAACTTCCTTAGTGATGATTCAAAGAAAACTATTTTCACTGTTAAAGACACAGGATTTAAAGGTGAAAAGGACTTAGAATTTAAAAACACTGCTAAAAGCAAAGATGGTGTAGATCTCCTTGTTCTTTCAGGGGAACACACTAATTACATTTTTAAATCAGGCACTGATAAAAACAAGCTAACTGGTGAAAAACAAAAGGCATTAAAACATAGTTACAAATCTGTTGATGCTTCTACAGATGCTAAAATAGATGTTGTGCTTAAAGATATAACAAGTAATGATTCTAATAATGCAAAAAATCAATGGCTTTTATTCATAAAAAAAGATAACAAACAAGATATCGAGTCTGTAAAAAATAAGGGCACTGAAATTGGTACAGTAATAGAAACTAAATCAAAGGATCCTGCTAAGTATAAGGTATTCTTCTTTAAGGATGAATCGCAATTAGAAAAGAAAGAACTATCATCAACTGGAACATTACAAGAAAATGAATTAATTGCCTTTCCTGTGCCAGGTAAATGAGATGAAACTAGCAAGAGAAAAGTAGTTTATGCTCAAGGCCCATCACTTATTGGTGTAAGTTGAGGCGCAAAACCTGACAGAGCTGCTAAAAACTTTGTTAAATTCCTTACATCATTAGACAAAATTGACATTACTTTTGGAAACTATAATAAAGACAGGCAATTAACCAAAGAAATAAAGAAATACACTGGTGTTACCCCTGCATTCTTTATTAGTGATGCTGCTTCATATGTGTTCCCTGTTAAAGGTTTTGAAAACACTGACACATCTAAATATGCAAACAAATACATTGTTCACACATACAATGAATTAAAAGAAACAGTTAAAAATAAAGATGTAGTAATTTATGAAGAGCCTGCTGGTTTCTACTCATCATCATTTAGAGAAAACTTGGGTTCAGCATTTAGATCAGCATATCAAAAAGCTAAGAATAATGAAGCACTTAAAGACTTTGATACTGAAATCAAAGGACAAGTTACTACTTTAAGTAACTCATTTATCAATAACTAG